In the Uranotaenia lowii strain MFRU-FL chromosome 1, ASM2978415v1, whole genome shotgun sequence genome, CTTGTTGCTGCAGCACGTTATCGGCTCCCCGGAAGTTGGTGCCGTTGTCTGAATAGAATTCTAGTGGTGATCCTCGCCTACCAACAAACCTCCGAACCGCCATAATACACGACTCCGTACTTAGGTTGAATACTACTTCGACGTGGACAGCGCGCACTGTTAAACAGGTGAAGAGCGCGATCCAGCGTTTAACCGAGCTCCTACCCACTTTAACCTGGAGTGGACCAAACAAATCCAACCCAACGAAAGTGAATGGTCGTGTGCACGTTGCTAACCTCGCCGCTGGTAAAGGAGCCATCCTTGGAATTTGAGGTCGAGCGTTGTTGATTTTACAGTACTGACAACGCTTCACGATCTGCTTCACACGGGATCGTATTTGTGGGATATGGTAAACCTGACGTAATTCGTTCACCACGGTCTCGAAATTAGCGTGATGGAACTTACGGTGATAAAAATCGATGATCAAATCGCTGACACGGTGTTGTTTCGCGAGAATCACTGGATACTTGATGCAGTTGTCCACATTAACCGCCGCTCCAATCCGCCCGTCGACTCGCAGAACTTGGTGCTCGTCCAGGTAAGGTGACAACTTATACAGTTTGCTGCCTTTTCCTACGGTGACCTGTTTCTTATTCGGCTCGCTGATTTGTGCCAGTAGTTGGTGAACTTCGTCTGGAAAAGCTTCTCGTTGAACCATTCGGAAAAGGTAATCTTCGGCAAGCCTCAACTCGGATTGCGTGGGATACAAACTACTGATCTTGCAACGTGTTTTCTTGCAGTTGTTGAAATATCGGAATACGTAGGCCATTGCTCTGGTCAGTCTCTCCCACTTAGAAAATCTGGATACATCAACCAGCGGATCTGGAATTTCTAGGCTTTGATGGACCCCAcacattttttgttcttctacagTTGGTTGTATTGACTTGGGACGCGGCCACTCTGCCTCTTCCTCTTTCAAGAATTCCGGTCCGTTGAACCATGGACCATCCACATCCAGTTGGCCACCTTGTCCCCATTTTGTGGCCAGGTCAGCAACGTTCATCTTCGTTGAGATCCATCGCCAATCAGCGATAGAAGTGGTAGATAATATTTCAGATACTCGACATGCCACAAACGACGAATATCTTCGATGGTCCGAGCGTATCCAGGCTAGTACTGTACTCGAATCCGACCAAAATACCGTACGATGTATTTGCAATGTATGGCCTTCTTTAATAAACGTTTCTAGTCGCGCAGCTAATACAGCAGCTTGGAGTTCAAGCCGGGGAATCGACCAATGTCGTAGAGGAGCTACCTTCGTCTTTGACGCAACTAAAGTGCACTTATATTCCTTGCTATTGATGGAAATACGAAAATACGCTACGGCTGCGTAAGCATCTTCGCTTGCATCGGCAAATATATGCAGTTCAAGATTATTGTAGAGTGTTTCAGTAGCATCTAGATAGTAGCATCTTGGAACCTGGAGGTCTGCTATAAGTGGGAACTGATCTATCCATCTTGTCCATTTTTCGAATACTTGGTCGTTGATTTCTTCATCCCATTGAGTACCGGCTCTCCAAATATCTTGGAGAAGTATTTTGCCTTGAACGACAAAGGCCGCTAGAAGACCGAGAGGGTCGAATACACTCATTAAGCACTTCAGTACTTGTCGTTTCGTTGGCCGCATTCTGTTTGAAATAATGTCGTTTATTTGTGGCTGAAAGTTGGTGGAATATGCCAGAGTATCTTCATTGGGAAGCCAGTGCATTCCAAGAACCCTCTCGATGATGCCGTGCTGTGTGTTTAGTTCTTTGGGATTAGGATCTGTTGCCTCTCCAAGTCCTTGGAGTATTTTCACGCTATTGGATCTCCAACCACGAATGTTGAAGCCTCCTCGCGCGTGAATGGCCTTGACTTCTCGAGCAACTCGTTGAGCTTCTTCCTCTGTCCCAAAGCTATCGACGTAGTCGTCCACGTAATGGCAGTCGATGATTCCTTCAACAGCTCGAGGATAGACATCCGCAAACTCTCGTGCGTTCTTATTCTTTATGAATTGAGCAGATGCTGGGGAGCAAGTTGAACCGAAAGTGGCCACCTGCATAACAAAAACGTCGAAAACTTTATTTGGATTGGTCCGCCAGAGAAAACGCTGAGCTTGCTGATCTTCGGGACGAATGCGGATTTGGTGGAACATCTCGGATATATCACCAGAGACTGCCACAGCAT is a window encoding:
- the LOC129740473 gene encoding uncharacterized protein LOC129740473, whose translation is MQVATFGSTCSPASAQFIKNKNAREFADVYPRAVEGIIDCHYVDDYVDSFGTEEEAQRVAREVKAIHARGGFNIRGWRSNSVKILQGLGEATDPNPKELNTQHGIIERVLGMHWLPNEDTLAYSTNFQPQINDIISNRMRPTKRQVLKCLMSVFDPLGLLAAFVVQGKILLQDIWRAGTQWDEEINDQVFEKWTRWIDQFPLIADLQVPRCYYLDATETLYNNLELHIFADASEDAYAAVAYFRISINSKEYKCTLVASKTKVAPLRHWSIPRLELQAAVLAARLETFIKEGHTLQIHRTVFWSDSSTVLAWIRSDHRRYSSFVACRVSEILSTTSIADWRWISTKMNVADLATKWGQGGQLDVDGPWFNGPEFLKEEEAEWPRPKSIQPTVEEQKMCGVHQSLEIPDPLVDVSRFSKWERLTRAMAYVFRYFNNCKKTRCKISSLYPTQSELRLAEDYLFRMVQREAFPDEVHQLLAQISEPNKKQVTVGKGSKLYKLSPYLDEHQVLRVDGRIGAAVNVDNCIKYPVILAKQHRVSDLIIDFYHRKFHHANFETVVNELRQVYHIPQIRSRVKQIVKRCQYCKINNARPQIPRMAPLPAARLATCTRPFTFVGLDLFGPLQVKVGRSSVKRWIALFTCLTVRAVHVEVVFNLSTESCIMAVRRFVGRRGSPLEFYSDNGTNFRGADNVLQQQVSNIEEGLASTFTNTATKWVFIPPGTPHMGGAWERMVRSVKKAMETSVSACRKLSDEGLWTLAVEAEGIVNSRPLTYLPIEAAEQEALTPNHLLIGSSNGIKQPTVEQVDEKLALKNTWHQIQTQADTFWRRWIREYLPDLTRRTKWQSETRPICVGDLVIIVDEARRNGWVRGRVNEVIPGQDGRVRKAIVQTHRGLTRQSVSKLAVLDVGGEVSKLAVFEVATKGNPGSS